GCGCAGGCGAAGGCAAACGCCGCCGCCATCGAGGACGCGCTCGGCGGCGTGAACCGCGTGCTGGAAGACCTGCTCGTCTTCAGCCGCGACCTGCGCCTGAACCTCTACGAGCACCGTCTGCACGACGTGCGCCGGACGCGACCGCGCGGCTCGACAAGCTCAAGGTGAAGCAGGCGGTGGTGAACGTGCTCCGGAACGCGATCGAGGCCTCGCCGCCCGGGGCCGACGTGGTGGTGCGCGGCGCGCTCGCCGACGGCGCGGCGGAGATCGCCGTCACCGACCGTGGCCCGGGCATCCCCGCGGCCGACCGCGCCGCGATCTTCACGCCGTTCTTCACGACGAAGGAGCACGGCTCGGGCCTGGGCCTCGCCATCGCGCGCGAGTTCGCCGAGGCGCACGGCGGCGCGATCACGGCCGAGAGCCGCGACGGCGGCGGGACGACGTTCGTGCTGCGCCTCCCACGGGAGGGGCCGGCCGGCCAGTGCAGCCCGCCCGAGGCGCCGGGACCCCGGTGATCAGTTCGGTGCCGTCCCTCGCCCGAGGCTCGCCACGGTCGTGACCAGCTCCTCGGTGTCGAACGGCTTGGGGACGTGCCTCTGGAAGCCCGCCGCGAGCGCCTGCTGCCGGTCCTCGAAGCGGGCATACGCGGTCAGCGCCACGGCGGCGAGCGGGCGCCCCGGCGGCGTGCCGCGCGTGCGGATCTTCCGCATGAGCGCGTAGCCGTCCTCGCCGGGCATGCCGATGTCGCACACGAGGACGTCCGGCCACCAGCCCTCGAGTGCGGCGAGCGCCGCGGCGGCCGACTGGCATGCCCGGACCTCGGCACCGCCCCGCCGCAGGACCGCCTCGAGAACCTCGCACGTGTCCCGCTCGTCGTCGACCACGAGGACGCGGAGGCCAGCGAGCCGGGGTGTCTCC
This genomic stretch from Deltaproteobacteria bacterium harbors:
- a CDS encoding sensor histidine kinase, encoding MVARRAGAPRHAEAAHGAAGRRRGAKPAARGAQPRARAPRAALGDRQDVVGHLAPDPPAAGRDRHLRRPDPAHGARGRPGGRGRAGEGKRRRHRGRARRREPRAGRPARLQPRPAPEPLRAPSARRAPDATARLDKLKVKQAVVNVLRNAIEASPPGADVVVRGALADGAAEIAVTDRGPGIPAADRAAIFTPFFTTKEHGSGLGLAIAREFAEAHGGAITAESRDGGGTTFVLRLPREGPAGQCSPPEAPGPR
- a CDS encoding response regulator — its product is MGLGLAIVRHIVELHGGSVHAESAGQGKGATFTVRLPLRVAPQPASSPGAPPPAPETPRLAGLRVLVVDDERDTCEVLEAVLRRGGAEVRACQSAAAALAALEGWWPDVLVCDIGMPGEDGYALMRKIRTRGTPPGRPLAAVALTAYARFEDRQQALAAGFQRHVPKPFDTEELVTTVASLGRGTAPN